GCCTGGTGGTCGCCCGCGACCTGCTCAAGGACGCCGGCGCCGAGCAGCCCTGGTACGACGCGTCCCGCACCGGCGTCGTCCTCGGCATCACCGGCGCCAACCAGCTCACCCAGCCGCTGACCGCCCGCCTCCAGAGCCCCGTGCTCAAGGAGGTCGTCCGCAGCTGCGGCCTGTCCGACCGGGACGCCGAGGAGATCGTCGCCAAGTTCCGTCTGGCGTACGCCCCTTGGGAGGAGAACTCGTTCCCGGGCATGCTGGGGAACGTGGTGGCGGGCCGGGTCGCCAACCGGCTCGACCTCGGCGGCATCAACATGACGATCGACGCCGCCTGCGCCAGCTCCCTCGGCGCGGTCCGCACCGCCGTCAGCGAGCTGCTCGAAGGCCGCTCCGACACCATGCTGGTGGGCGGCTGCGACGCCGAGAACACCATCTTCATGTACCTCTGCTTCAGCAAGACGCCCGCCCTGTCGAAGTCCGGGCAGATCCGCCCGTTCGACAAGGACGCCGACGGCACCCTGATCGGCGAGGGCATCGGGATGCTCGCGCTGCGCCGGCTCTCCGACGCCGAGCGCGACGGCAACCGGATCTACGCGGTGCTGCGCGGCATGGGCACCTCCAGCGACGGCCGCTTCAAGTCCATCTACGCCCCCCGCAAGGAGGGCCAGATCGTCGCGCTGCGCCGCGCGTACGAGGACGCCGACTGCTCCCCCTCCAGCATCGAGCTGTTCGAGGCGCACGGCACCGGCACCGCCGTCGGGGACGCCACCGAGCTGAGCGCGCTGTCCGCGGTCGTCTCCGAGGGCAACGACCACCGGCAGTACGCGGCCGTGGGCAGCGTCAAGTCCCAGATCGGGCACACCAAGGCGGCCGCCGGGGCGGCGGGCCTGATCAAGCTGGCGCTCTCGCTGCACCACAAGGTCCTGCCCCCCACCATCAACGTCTCCGAGCCCAACCCCGCCATCGACTTCACCTCCGGGCCGTTCTACGTCAACACCGAGGCCCGCCCGTGGATCCGCGACCCGGAACGCCCCAAGCGCCGGGCCGCGATCTCCTCGTTCGGCTTCGGCGGCACCAACTTCCACATGGTCCTGGAGGAGCACGGCGACGGCGACGACCTGAAGGTCTCCTTCCCCGTGGCCGCGGTCCACCTGTGGCACGCGCCGGACACGGCCGCGCTCACCGGACTGCTCGCCGCGGGCGCGCCCGCGACCGGCGGACCGGCTCCCGAGGGCCACGCCCGGATCGCGCTCGTCGCCCGTACGCCGGAGGAGCTGGCCGCCCTGCGGGAGCTGGCCCTCGGCGAACTGCGGACCCGGGGCGACGCGGACGCCTGGTCGCACCCCAAGGGCCTGCACTACCGGCGCCGCGCCGCACGGACCGGCAAGGTCGGCGCACTCTTCGCGGGTCAGGGCAGCCAGTACACGAACCTCGGCAGCACCGCCGTCCTGGCGGTGCCCCCGCTGCGGGCCGCCTTCGACCGGGCCAACGTCCTGGTCCCCGGCGAGGCACCGCTGTCCCGGGTCGCCTTCCCGCCGCCGCTGTTCGGGGCCGACGTCCGTGCCGCGCAGGAGACCGCGCTCCGGGCGACCGCGTACGCGCAGCCGGCCATCGGGGCCCTGTCCGCCGGCCAGTTCCGCTACCTGGGCGAACTGGGCCTCGCCCCCGAGGGCTTCCTCGGCCACAGCTTCGGCGAACTGACCGCGCTGTGGGCCTCGGGCGCACTCGACGACGACGCCTTCTTCACGCTCGCCCGGGCCCGGGGCAGGGCCATGGCGCCGCCGTCGGACCCCGGGTTCGACGCCGGGGCGATGGCCGCGGTCTCCGCCCCGGAGGAGCGGGTCGCGGAACTGCTCGCCGACCGCACCGACGTGATCGTCTGCAACCGCAACGCCCTCGACCAGATCGTCGTCGGCGGCCCCACGGACGAGGTCGACCGCCTGGTCGCCGCCGCGAAGGAGGCGGGCCTGCGGGCGAGCCGGCTGCCGGTCTCCGCGGCCTTCCACACTCCGTTCGTCGGCCATGCGCTCAAGGCGTTCCGCGCCGACGTCGAACACGTCGAGATCGGCCGTCCGAACGGCACCGTCTTCGCCAACACCCAGGGCGCGAGCTACGGCGGGGACGTCGCGGCCAACCGCGAGGTCCTGGCCGGACAGCTCGTCCGCCCGGTCGACTTCGCCGCCCGCGTGGAGGAGATGTACGCCGCCGGGTTCCGCGTCTTCGTGGAGTTCGGGCCCAAGAGCATCCTCACCCAGCTGGTACGCCGCATCCTCGGCGACCGGGAGCACTGGGCGGTCGCTCTGGACGCCGGTCCGGGCCGCGACGCGGACGTCGCGCTCAAGCAGGCCGTCGCGCAACTCGCGGTGCTGGGCGTGCCGTTGGAGACGAGTGACCGCTACGTCGCCGCACCGCCGGTGGCCGAGCCCGTCAAGGGCATGTCCATCCTGCTGAACGGCATCAACTACGTCTCGCCCGAGCGCCGGGCCGCGTACCGCGAGGCGATCGACAACGGCTACCGGATCGCCTCGCCGGTCGTGCCGTCGGTGGCTCCCGCCCCGGCGAACCCCCCGGCGCCGGCACCGGCCCGGCCCTCGGCTCCGGCTCCCCGCCCCGCCGTCCTGCCCGCCCCGGCCGCCGCCGTCCCGGCCCCCGTCGCCCCGGCCGCCACGGCCACGGCCCTGCGCCCCGCGGCGGTCGCGGCTCCGGCCCTGCCCGCTCCCGTGCCCGTACCCACCGCCTTGGAGACACCTCACGTGGACAGTGATCGCCTGGCCGGTCTGGTGGCCGACCACCTCGCCCTGCACGACGACTACCTCAACGGCCAGTTGCAGAGCGCGGAGCGGTTGGCCGGGCTGCTGGAGCGGGCCGCCGTCCAGGGCCAGGTCGATCAGGTGCTGGCCGGTGTGAACGCCGTCAAGGAGCACGGCCTGGACATCGGCCGCAGCCACCTGCGGGCCAACGAGATCCTGCGCGACCTGGCAGGCCTGGAGTTCGGGGCCACCCCCGCCGCCGGAACCCGTCCGGCCGTGCCGCAGGCCCTGCGGGCCCCGTCGCCCCTGCCCGCCCCGCGGGCCTCGGCCCCCGCGCAGATCGCCCCGGCTCCGGCCGCCGCGCCGCAGCCCCTGCCGCCGGCCCCGACCGCTCCGGCGGCCCCCGCACCGGAGCCCCTCGCGCCCCCGGTGGCCGCCGCCCCGGCCGCGGCCCCCGCGGCGCCCGCACCCGCGGGCCTGGACGCCGCGACCGTACAGACCGCACTCCTCGACGTCGTCGCACTCAAGACCGGCTACCCCGCCGACATGCTCGAACTCGACATGGACATCGAAGCCGACCTCGGCATCGACTCCATCAAACGCGTCGAAATCATGGGCATCCTCCAAGAACGCTTCGCCGGAGCCATCACCGCGGGCCCCGAACAACTCGCAGAACTCCGCACCCTCCGACAGATCGTCGAATTCACCAGCACCACCGCCACCACCGCCCCGACCACGGCCCCCGCAGCCCCCGCACCCGCGGGCCTGGACGCCGCGACCGTACAGACCGCACTCCTCGACGTCGTCGCACTCAAGACCGGCTACCCCGCCGACATGCTCGAACTCGACATGGACATCGAAGCCGACCTCGGCATCGACTCCATCAAACGCGTCGAAATCATGGGCATCCTCCAAGAACGCTTCGCCGGAGCCATCACCGCGGGCCCCGAACAACTCGCAGAACTCCGCACCCTCCGACAGATCGTCGAATTCACCAGCACCACCGCCACCACCGCCCCGACCACGGCCCCCGCAGCCCCCGCACCCGCGGGCCTGGACGCCGCGACCGTACAGACCGCACTCCTCGACGTCGTCGCACTCAAGACCGGCTACCCCGCCGACATGCTCGAACTCGACATGGACATCGAAGCCGACCTCGGCATCGACTCCATCAAACGCGTCGAAATCATGGGCATCCTCCAAGAACGCTTCGCCGGAGCCATCACCGCGGGCCCCGAACAACTCGCAGAACTCCGCACCCTCCGACAGATCGTCGAATTCACCAGCACCACCGCCACCACCGCCCCGACCACGGCCCCCGCAGCCCCCGCACCCGCGGGCCTGGACGCCGCGACCGTACAGACCGCACTCCTCGACGTCGTCGCACTCAAGACCGGCTACCC
The nucleotide sequence above comes from Streptomyces sp. NBC_01116. Encoded proteins:
- a CDS encoding SDR family NAD(P)-dependent oxidoreductase, which codes for MNSSQESDLDRRLARDPIAIVGLSALYPKSSNVRDFWANVVSAADCIDDVPAGHWDVDEHYDPDPTVPDKTYSKRGGFIPDVPFNPLEFGLPPNTLEVTDVLQLLSLVVARDLLKDAGAEQPWYDASRTGVVLGITGANQLTQPLTARLQSPVLKEVVRSCGLSDRDAEEIVAKFRLAYAPWEENSFPGMLGNVVAGRVANRLDLGGINMTIDAACASSLGAVRTAVSELLEGRSDTMLVGGCDAENTIFMYLCFSKTPALSKSGQIRPFDKDADGTLIGEGIGMLALRRLSDAERDGNRIYAVLRGMGTSSDGRFKSIYAPRKEGQIVALRRAYEDADCSPSSIELFEAHGTGTAVGDATELSALSAVVSEGNDHRQYAAVGSVKSQIGHTKAAAGAAGLIKLALSLHHKVLPPTINVSEPNPAIDFTSGPFYVNTEARPWIRDPERPKRRAAISSFGFGGTNFHMVLEEHGDGDDLKVSFPVAAVHLWHAPDTAALTGLLAAGAPATGGPAPEGHARIALVARTPEELAALRELALGELRTRGDADAWSHPKGLHYRRRAARTGKVGALFAGQGSQYTNLGSTAVLAVPPLRAAFDRANVLVPGEAPLSRVAFPPPLFGADVRAAQETALRATAYAQPAIGALSAGQFRYLGELGLAPEGFLGHSFGELTALWASGALDDDAFFTLARARGRAMAPPSDPGFDAGAMAAVSAPEERVAELLADRTDVIVCNRNALDQIVVGGPTDEVDRLVAAAKEAGLRASRLPVSAAFHTPFVGHALKAFRADVEHVEIGRPNGTVFANTQGASYGGDVAANREVLAGQLVRPVDFAARVEEMYAAGFRVFVEFGPKSILTQLVRRILGDREHWAVALDAGPGRDADVALKQAVAQLAVLGVPLETSDRYVAAPPVAEPVKGMSILLNGINYVSPERRAAYREAIDNGYRIASPVVPSVAPAPANPPAPAPARPSAPAPRPAVLPAPAAAVPAPVAPAATATALRPAAVAAPALPAPVPVPTALETPHVDSDRLAGLVADHLALHDDYLNGQLQSAERLAGLLERAAVQGQVDQVLAGVNAVKEHGLDIGRSHLRANEILRDLAGLEFGATPAAGTRPAVPQALRAPSPLPAPRASAPAQIAPAPAAAPQPLPPAPTAPAAPAPEPLAPPVAAAPAAAPAAPAPAGLDAATVQTALLDVVALKTGYPADMLELDMDIEADLGIDSIKRVEIMGILQERFAGAITAGPEQLAELRTLRQIVEFTSTTATTAPTTAPAAPAPAGLDAATVQTALLDVVALKTGYPADMLELDMDIEADLGIDSIKRVEIMGILQERFAGAITAGPEQLAELRTLRQIVEFTSTTATTAPTTAPAAPAPAGLDAATVQTALLDVVALKTGYPADMLELDMDIEADLGIDSIKRVEIMGILQERFAGAITAGPEQLAELRTLRQIVEFTSTTATTAPTTAPAAPAPAGLDAATVQTALLDVVALKTGYPADMLELDMDIEADLGIDSIKRVEIMGILQERFAGAITAGPEQLAELRTLRQIVEFTSGAAPTATADTSAADAPAPAPAGQDSDADAPTGGGIGRAQAALVALPTPDQLVGCFAEGSGALVVDDGSDLAPALAQRLIASGRHVHVLRLPGVAQRVTGVKDHALSGWGVTELAERMELILADRVSVVLDLTAARAGEWSDGVRRLTHTLLVAKHAVAPLTAAAASGRAAFVTVTRLDGAFGLGGVSEELVPAGGPGGLVKTLAVEAPELFCRAVDLAPALSPEAGADLLLPELSDAVAETVQVGLDGSRRIGLTLGEEPLTTSDPATAPVLGGDDLLVVTGGGRGITAACVVELARRYRPGLLLLGRTPLEDEPDWARGVDTPALKAAAAARLKTTGEKPTPKRVEQLYRDVVGAREIRATLAEVSAAGSRVEYLAVDITDPAATAAALAPHRDRVTGLVHGAGVLADQLIANKKASEVERVFAPKLAGLRAVTAALDSAALRHLVLFSSVAGFFGNRGQSDYAMANEVLNAWASSWKQRHPSAHVTSINWGAWDSGMVSPEVKAVFRERGITLIPLDTGARLFAEQFAADRSGDVVTVLGPTSPLSTPERTVAAVTRVERPLAALEGEPIVADHVIGDAPVLPAVVALGWMIGAAERVHGAEIRQVRDFSVHKGIVFDGSQPEALGLELAADDDVVRGAVRSVDAQGAVRPHYGAVLDFRATLAPVFPGTLPALGGGRPADALYGDGTLFHGPSLRGVRRVLTEDEGAQRLVLECELSEHRTAGGAFAGSRFAPGTADLLLQAGLVWVRLFRGTAGLPLSVGRADLHRALPDGEPFLVVVEPGSAPQGSGASLTITACTPGGEVITRFEDVSVVSAPQLAAKFISG